One part of the Microtus ochrogaster isolate Prairie Vole_2 chromosome 16, MicOch1.0, whole genome shotgun sequence genome encodes these proteins:
- the LOC102001468 gene encoding vomeronasal type-1 receptor 4-like, whose translation MFLRFIKQIVFLFMTVFGTLGNISVSVNYIFIWCRGLEQKPIHLILIHLAFTNIIMLFAKGLPKTMAAFGLRNFLDDIECKIIIYLQRVSRGVSICTSSLLTVVQAIIISPRASGWRRLRPQSAWHILPFFSFFWILNALIGMNLIHSIASTSLNISQFKNDENYCYLLLENQKIKWIVLPLMVLRDAVFQGAMGAASGYMVFLLHKHHQHVLYLQNSKLLYRTPPELRAAQGVLLLMLCFVFFYWTDCAFSLFLSLYLGKIPLMGNIQEFLTLGYATFSPVVLIHREGLLPECWHAQWEKLGKYLFYFSIK comes from the coding sequence atgtttttgagatttattaAGCAAATAGTTTTCCTCTTCATGACTGTGTTTGGCACTCTGGggaacatttctgtttctgtgaattataTATTCATTTGGTGCAGAGGGCTTGAGCAGAAACCCATACATCTTATTCTCATCCACTTGGCTTTTACAAACATCATAATGCTCTTTGCAAAAGGATTGCCAAAGACAATGGCAGCTTTTGGTTTGAGAAACTTCCTAGATGATATAGAATGTAAGATCATCATTTACCTGCAGAGGGTTTCCCGTGGGGTCTCCATCTGCACCAGCAGTCTCCTCACTGTGGTCCAGGCCATCATCATCAGTCCCAGAGCATCTGGGTGGAGGAGGCTCAGACCACAGTCTGCATGGCacatccttccattcttttcattcttttggataCTCAATGCTTTAATAGGTATGAACCTAATCCATTCCATCGCAAGTACAAGCCTGAATATATCACAGTTTAAGAATGATGAGAACTATTGTTACTTATTGcttgaaaatcagaaaattaagTGGATTGTTCTCCCTCTCATGGTCCTGAGAGATGCTGTGTTTCAGGGAGCCATGGGAGCAgccagtggctacatggtattTCTTCTCCACAAGCACCACCAGCATGTCCTCTACCTTCAGAACTCCAAACTTCTCTACAGAACTCCccctgagctgagagctgctcaGGGTGTCCTCCTTctgatgctctgttttgttttcttctattggactgactgtgctttttctctatttttaagtcTCTATTTAGGAAAGATACCCTTGATGGGAAATATTCAAGAATTTTTAACCCTTGGTTATGCAACTTTTAGCCCTGTTGTGTTGATTCACAGGGAAGGACTTCTCCCTGAGTGTTGGCATGCTCAGTGGGAAAAATTGGGAAagtatctcttttatttttccattaaataa